A single region of the Gadus morhua chromosome 5, gadMor3.0, whole genome shotgun sequence genome encodes:
- the eif5 gene encoding eukaryotic translation initiation factor 5, translating into MSVNVNRSVLDQFYRYKMPRLIAKVEGKGNGIKTVVVNMVDVAKALNRPPTYPTKFFGCELGAQTQFDAKNDRFIVNGSHEANKLQDMLDGFIRKFVLCPECDNPETDLHVNPKKQTIGNSCKACGYRGMLDTRHKLCTFILKNPPEPPETGSATVKKDKEKKNRKKDKENGGGEAGKNNDIDAPEAVDGDDDDEDWAEETTEEAQRRRMEEISDHAKNLTLSEDLEKTLEERVNLFYNFVKDRKEDGSMDMADKEVLAEAERLDVTAMGPLILTELLFNEDIREQIKKYHRHFLRFCHNNKKAQKYLLGGFECLVKLHQTQLLPRVAVILKDLYDADLLEEDVIFVWAEKVSKKYVSKELAKEIHAKAAPFVKWLKEAEEESEGSDGDEEEEDENVEVVYSSSARELTVETVKPAKAQREEIEDIDIDAI; encoded by the exons ATGTCTGTCAACGTCAACCGCAGTGTGTTGGACCAGTTCTACCGCTACAAGATGCCCCGTCTGATAGCCAag GTGGAAGGCAAAGGAAATGGCATCAAGACGGTCGTTGTCAACATGGTGGATGTTGCCAAGGCTCTGAACAGACCCCCAACAT ACCCGACCAAGTTTTTTGGCTGTGAGCTGGGAGCGCAGACCCAGTTCGATGCCAAGAACGACCGCTTCATCGTCAACGGGTCCCACGAGGCCAACAAGCTCCAGGACATGCTGGACGGGTTCATCAGGAAGTTCGTGCTGTGTCCCGAGTGCGACAACCCAGAAACTGACCTG CATGTAAACCCCAAAAAACAAACTATTGGAAACTCGTGCAAGGCATGCGGCTACCGCGGCATGCTGGACACCAGACACAAGCTCTGCACCTTCATCCTGAAGAACCCCCCAG AGCCCCCTGAGACGGGCTCCGCCACTGTGAAGAAGGACAAGGAGAAGAAGAACCGCAAGAAGGACAAGGAGAACGGCGGCGGAGAGGCCGGGAAGAACAACGACATCGACGCCCCAGAGGCCGTG gaCGGAGATGACGACGACGAGGACTGGGCCGAGGAGACCACGGAGGAGGCGCAGAGGAGGCGCATGGAGGAGATCAGCGACCACGCCAAGAACCTGACCCTCAGCGAGGACCTGGAGAAGACGCTGGAGGAGAGGGTCAACCTCTTCTACAACTTTGTGAAG GACCGTAAGGAGGACGGCTCCATGGACATGGCGGACAAGGAGGTGCTGGCGGAGGCGGAGCGCCTGGACGTCACGGCCATGGGCCCGCTCATCCTCACAGAGCTGCTCTTCAACGAGGACATCCGCGAGCAGATCAAGAAGTACCATCGCCACTTCCTCCGC TTCTGCCACAACAACAAGAAGGCCCAGAAGTACCTTCTGGGGGGCTTCGAGTGCCTGGTGAAGCTGCACCAGACCCAGCTGCTGCCCCGCGTGGCCGTGATCCTCAAGGACCTGTACGACGCTGACCTGCTGGAGGAGGACGTCATCTTCGTCTGGGCCGAGAAG GTGTCCAAGAAGTACGTGTCCAAGGAGCTGGCCAAGGAGATCCACGCTAAGGCCGCGCCCTTCGTCAAGTGGCtgaaggaggcagaggaggagagcgagggcagCGAcggggacgaggaggaagaggacgagaaCGTTGAG